Proteins encoded together in one Lathyrus oleraceus cultivar Zhongwan6 chromosome 5, CAAS_Psat_ZW6_1.0, whole genome shotgun sequence window:
- the LOC127087949 gene encoding ruvB-like protein 1, giving the protein MEKMKIEEVQSTTKKQRVATHTHIKGLGLEVSGKPLPFASGFVGQAEAREACGLAVDMIRQKKMAGKAILLAGPPGTGKTALALGICQELGTKVPFCPMVGSEVYSTEVKKTEVLMENFRRAIGLRIKENKEVYEGEVTELSPEETESITGGYGKSISHVIIGLKTVKGTKQLKLDPTIYDALIKEKVAVGDVIYIEANSGAVKRVGRSDAFATEFDLEAEEYVPLPKGEVHKKKEIVQDVTLHDLDAANARPQGGQDILSLMGQMMKPRKTEITDKLRQEINKVVNRYIDEGVAELVPGVLFIDEVHMLDMECFSYLNRALESSLSPIVIFATNRGICSVRGADMSSPHGIPVDLLDRLMIIRTVTYGPAEIIQILAIRAQVEELVVDEESLAFLGEIGQKTSLRHAIQLLSPASVVAKINGRENICKADLEEICSLYLDAKSSAKLLQEQQDKYIS; this is encoded by the exons ATGGAGAAGATGAAAATAGAAGAGGTTCAGTCAACGACAAAGAAACAGCGTGTTGCTACTCACACACACATAAAAGGCCTAGGTCTTGAG GTAAGTGGAAAACCTCTGCCTTTTGCTTCTGGGTTCGTGGGACAAGCTGAGGCAAGAGAAGCATGTGGCCTTGCGGTTGATATGATACGCCAGAAGAAGATGGCTGGTAAGGCAATCCTTCTCGCCGGGCCACCTGGAACTGGCAAAACTGCATTAGCACTTGGGATATGTCAGGAGCTTGGGACTAAG GTTCCATTCTGTCCAATGGTTGGTTCGGAAGTATACTCAACAGAAGTAAAGAAGACTGAGGTTCTTATGGAAAATTTTCGACGGGCTATCGGTCTACGTATTAAAGAAAATAAGGAAGTATATGAAGGCGAG GTGACTGAGCTTTCTCCTGAAGAAACTGAGAGTATAACAGGAGGTTATGGTAAAAGTATTAGCCATGTTATAATTGGGTTGAAGACAGTGAAAGGAACCAAGCAACTAAAGTTGGACCCCACAATATACGATGCTTTGATTAAGGAAAAG GTAGCTGTTGGGGATGTTATATATATAGAGGCAAATAGTGGGGCTGTGAAAAGGGTTGGCCGAAGTGATGCCTTTGCTACTGAGTTTGACCTTGAAGCAGAGGAGTATGTTCCACTTCCTAAGGGAGAGGTTCACAAGAAAAAGGAAATTGTTCAG GACGTGACCCTACATGATCTGGATGCTGCCAATGCACGGCCTCAGGGGGGGCAAGATATTTTGTCGCTTATGGGCCAGATGATGAAGCCTAGGAAAACAGAAATCACTGACAAGTTGAGACAAGAAATTAATAAG GTTGTCAACCGATATATTGATGAAGGTGTTGCGGAGCTTGTCCCTGGGGTTCTATTTATTGATGAG GTGCATATGCTAGATATGGAGTGTTTTTCCTATCTTAATCGTGCTTTAGAGAGCTCCTTATCTCCAATAGTAATCTTTGCCACAAATAGAGGAATATGCTCTGTAAG AGGGGCTGATATGAGCAGTCCTCATGGCATACCTGTTGACCTATTGGATCGATTGATGATCATTCGAACAGTAACCTATGGTCCAGCTGAAATAATTCAG ATTCTAGCTATCCGAGCTCAAGTGGAAGAACTGGTTGTGGATGAGGAAAGTTTAGCTTTCCTTGGGGAGATTGGACAAAAGACATCTTTAAG GCATGCGATTCAGCTTTTATCACCTGCCAGCGTTGTTGCCAAGATAAATGGTCGAGAGAACATTTGCAAG GCGGATCTTGAGGAAATTTGTTCACTTTATTTAGATGCCAAATCATCAGCCAAGCTACTTCAAGAGCAGCAAGACAAATACATATCATAA